The Takifugu rubripes chromosome 7, fTakRub1.2, whole genome shotgun sequence genome has a segment encoding these proteins:
- the tmod4 gene encoding tropomodulin-4 — protein sequence MSDPRDIDEDAILKGLSPEELEKLEYELAEMDPENAMLPAGLRQRDQTKKNPTGPYDRDALMQHLEKVALEHKDREDLVPFTGEKKGKAFVAKKPEEIPEHEQVILEPELEEALKNATDAEMCDIAAILGMYTLMSNKQYYDALGTTGTIANTEGINSVVKADPFKIFPAEPPNGTNVEETLERIVSNDSGLTEVNLNNIKDIPIPTLKEVFEAMKGNSHVEVLSIAATRSNDPVAYACAEMLQENTSLQSLNIESNFITADGMMAIIKAMANNATLVELKIDNQRQKLGDSVEMEIASMLENNSSILKFGYHFEQQGPRTRAAMAVTRNNDMLRQQRLR from the exons ATGTCGGACCCCAGGGACATCGACGAGGACGCCATCCTGAAGGGCCTCAGCCCGGAGGAACTGGAAAAGCTGGAGTACGAGCTGGCTGAGATGGATCCAGAG AATGCAATGCTGCCCGCCGGCCTACGTCAGCGCGACCAGACCAAGAAGAATCCGACGGGCCCGTACGACCGCGACGCTCTGATGCAGCACCTGGAGAAGGTGGCGCTGGAGCACAAGGACAGGGAGGACCTGGTCCCCTTCACCGGAGAGAAGAAAG GAAAAGCCTTCGTGGCAAAGAAACCAGAAGAGATCCCGGAACACGAGCAGGTGATCCTGGagccggagctggaggaggctctgaagaACGCCACGGACGCAGAGATGTGTGATATCGCAG CAATCCTGGGAATGTACACGTTGATGAGCAACAAGCAGTACTACGACGCTCTGGGCACCACCGGGACGATCGCCAACACGGAGGGCATCAACA GTGTAGTCAAAGCGGATCCCTTCAAGATCTTCCCCGCCGAGCCGCCCAACGGCACCAACGTGGAGGAGACCCTGGAGAGGATCGTCAGCAACGACAGCGGCCTGACGGAGGTCAACCTCAACAacatcaag GACATTCCCATCCCCACGCTGAAGGAGGTCTTTGAAGCCATGAAGGGAAACTCCCACGTGGAAGTTCTGAGCATCGCCGCCACCCGTAGCAACGACCCCGTGGCCTAC gcgtgtgctgagatgctgcaggagaacacCAGCCTGCAGAGTCTTAATATTGAGTCAAACTTCATCACCGCCGACGGCATGATGGCGATCATCAAGGCGATGGCCAACAACGCCAccctggtggagctgaagatCGACAACCAG AGGCAGAAGCTGGGAGACTCGGTGGAGATGGAGATCGCCTCCATGCTGGAGAACAACTCCAGCATCCTCAAATTCGGCTACCACTTCGAGCAGCAGGGTCCCCGCACCAGAGCCGCCATGGCGGTCACGCGGAACAACGACATGC TTCGCCAGCAGAGGTTACGgtga